Proteins from a genomic interval of Rosa chinensis cultivar Old Blush chromosome 2, RchiOBHm-V2, whole genome shotgun sequence:
- the LOC112183642 gene encoding monosaccharide-sensing protein 2 has protein sequence MGGAAVLVAIAAAIGNFLQGWDNATIAGAVLYIKKEFKLETQPKIEGLIVAMSLIGATVITTFSGPVSDSIGRRPMLIISSVLYFLSSLVMVWSPNVYVLLLARLLDGFGIGLAVTLVPVYISETSPPEIRGLLNTFPQFTGTIGMFFSYCMVFSMSLKEAPNWRLMLGVLSIPSLLYFAFTVLYLPESPRWLVSKGRMAEAKNVLQKLRSREDVSGELALLVEGLGVGGDTSLEEYIIGPANDPDGREAAPEKDQIKLYGPEEGRASLIARSVTGQANFGLPSRQGSILNPNGPYVDPLVNLFGSVHEKLLPEGSGSMRSLLNLPNMGSLLNVAPPHEQDKTDHWDLEHGDDSEDNARKPLLASRHTASMANDMLPGKSTSFVGGMKRRNSLLMPGAGGEAVSSMDIGGGWQLAYKYSERVDKDGKKTEECQRVYLHQEGALDQSRRGSMIGSMRGGSMLSVAGDGDTPLECEYFQASALVSQPSIITKNQMSRDGPPKLGPQETAVQGSSWSDLLEPGVKSALFVGVAIQVLQQFSGINGVLYYTPQILEQAGVAVLLSNLGLSSTSASILISALTTLLMLPSVGVAMRLMDVAGRRSLLLSTLPVLTGTLLLLIFSQLVNMGSVVNATISTISVVLYFCTFVMAFGPIPNILCSEIFPTRVRGVCIAICALTFWIGDIIVTYSLPILLTSMGLAGVFAIYAVVCALSWVFVFLKVPETKGMPLEVISEFFAVGAKQAEIAERISS, from the exons ATGGGGGGGGCGGCTGTTCTCGTAGCCATTGCTGCTGCAATAGGAAACTTTCTACAAGGTTGGGACAATGCAACCATTGCAG GGGCTGTTCTTTATAttaaaaaggaatttaaattgGAAACTCAACCAAAAATTGAAGGGTTGATTGTAGCAATGTCACTGATTGGAGCCACAGTGATCACAACATTTTCGGGGCCAGTATCGGACTCAATCGGAAGGCGTCCCATGCTGATAATCTCATCAGTTCTATATTTTCTCAGCAGTTTGGTAATGGTATGGTCACCCAATGTGTATGTGCTTCTCTTGGCACGGCTGTTAGATGGTTTTGGGATTGGCCTAGCTGTTACTCTTGTCCCGGTCTACATTTCCGAGACATCCCCGCCCGAGATCAGAGGACTACTGAACACTTTCCCACAGTTTACTGGCACTATTGGGATGTTCTTTTCATACTGTATGGTGTTTTCAATGTCATTGAAGGAAGCACCCAATTGGAGGTTAATGCTTGGAGTTCTTTCCATCCCATCTCTGCTTTACTTCGCATTCACTGTGCTTTATCTGCCTGAGTCTCCAAGGTGGCTGGTTAGTAAAGGGCGAATGGCCGAGGCGAAGAACGTTTTGCAAAAACTACGAAGCAGGGAAGATGTTTCAG GTGAGTTGGCTTTGCTGGTCGAGGGTCTTGGAGTTGGAGGGGATACATCATTAGAAGAGTACATAATTGGTCCGGCCAATGATCCGGATGGCCGTGAAGCAGCTCCAGAGAAGGATCAAATAAAGCTATATGGACCGGAGGAGGGACGAGCCTCATTGATTGCGAGATCAGTCACAGGACAGGCCAATTTCGGCTTGCCGTCACGCCAAGGAAGCATACTGAATCCAAACGGGCCTTATGTGGATCCTCTTGTAAACCTATTTGGTAGTGTCCATGAGAAGCTTTTACCTGAGGGCTCAGGAAGTATGCGTAGCCTTCTCAATTTGCCAAACATGGGGAGCCTGCTAAATGTGGCACCACCACATGAGCAGGACAAAACTGATCATTGGGATTTGGAGCACGGAGATGATTCTGAGGACAATGCACGAAAGCCATTGCTTGCGAGTAGACATACAGCCAGTATGGCAAATGACATGCTTCCTGGGAAATCTACCAGCTTCGTGGGAGGCATGAAGAGGCGAAATAGCCTCCTCATGCCGGGAGCTGGTGGCGAAGCAGTGAGTAGTATGGACATTGGTGGTGGCTGGCAGTTGGCTTATAAATACTCCGAGCGCGTTGACAAAGATGGGAAGAAGACAGAAGAGTGTCAAAGGGTTTATTTGCACCAGGAGGGTGCACTTGATCAATCTCGCCGTGGCTCAATGATTGGCTCAATGCGCGGCGGCTCTATGCTCTCAGTTGCTGGTGATGGTGATACACCTCTGGAATGTGAATATTTTCAGGCTTCTGCTCTTGTTAGCCAACCTTCTATAATTACCAAAAATCAAATGAGCCGGGATGGACCACCAAAGCTTGGCCCTCAAGAAACTGCTGTCCAAGGATCCAGTTGGTCTGATCTTTTGGAACCCGGAGTCAAGAGTGCATTGTTTGTTGGCGTAGCAATTCAAGTTCTTCAGCAG TTCTCTGGCATAAATGGGGTTCTTTACTACACTCCCCAAATTCTTGAGCAAGCAGGAGTTGCAGTTCTCTTATCAAATTTGGGTCTCAGTTCCACCTCAGCTTCTATTCTCATAAGTGCTCTCACAACCCTATTGATGCTTCCATCTGTAGGCGTTGCCATGAGACTAATGGATGTCGCGGGCAGAAG GTCACTCTTGCTGAGCACATTACCAGTCCTAACAGGAACACTCCTACTACTAATTTTCAGCCAACTTGTCAACATGGGTTCTGTTGTTAATGCCACAATTTCCACCATCAGTGTGGTGCTCTACTTTTGCACCTTTGTCATGGCTTTCGGACCAATTCCCAACATTCTCTGCTCTGAGATCTTCCCAACTCGAGTTCGAGGAGTCTGTATTGCAATATGTGCTCTCACGTTTTGGATAGGAGACATCATCGTCACTTACTCACTGCCTATTCTGCTCACCTCTATGGGTCTCGCCGGTGTCTTTGCCATCTATGCTGTTGTGTGCGCCCTTTCTTGGGTGTTTGTTTTCTTGAAGGTTCCAGAAACAAAGGGAATGCCCTTAGAAGTCATCTCTGAGTTCTTTGCAGTTGGTGCAAAGCAAGCTGAAATTGCAGAAAGAATTAGTTCTTAA